One Mycoplasmopsis caviae DNA segment encodes these proteins:
- a CDS encoding NgoBV family restriction endonuclease, whose translation MNNKMERSVIDIFNMLKADILHKKGKIVFELSGIKAIIDSLDIVGISIQNWLKVWLMNKNIYFDMPKTTQEFPDFYLSMNDKQNNMLEIKTFNCTIAPSFDIANYESFINSIVSEPYRLNADYIIFSYQMDKRGTITINNAWLMKIWEIAGSGNRYPLKVQVKRNTIYNIRPNSRFKNNAQVPFANKEQFLNAIYETEKMYKGVEIANRWKERFKISYKNYCGTEIKF comes from the coding sequence ATGAATAATAAAATGGAAAGAAGTGTAATAGACATATTTAATATGTTAAAAGCAGACATATTGCATAAAAAAGGGAAAATAGTATTTGAATTATCAGGAATAAAAGCAATAATTGATTCGCTGGATATTGTTGGCATAAGTATACAAAATTGATTAAAGGTTTGACTAATGAATAAGAATATTTATTTTGATATGCCAAAAACCACGCAGGAATTTCCAGACTTCTATTTGAGCATGAATGATAAACAAAATAATATGTTAGAAATCAAAACATTTAACTGTACTATTGCTCCATCATTTGATATTGCAAATTATGAATCCTTTATAAATTCAATTGTTTCTGAGCCTTATAGATTAAATGCTGATTATATTATTTTTTCTTATCAAATGGATAAAAGGGGAACAATAACTATTAATAATGCTTGACTGATGAAAATTTGAGAAATAGCAGGTTCAGGAAATAGATACCCATTAAAGGTCCAAGTTAAAAGAAATACAATCTATAATATAAGGCCTAATAGTAGGTTCAAAAACAATGCTCAAGTTCCTTTTGCAAACAAGGAACAATTTCTAAATGCGATATATGAAACTGAGAAAATGTATAAAGGAGTTGAAATTGCTAATAGATGAAAGGAAAGATTTAAAATAAGTTACAAAAATTATTGCGGTACTGAAATTAAGTTTTAA
- the dcm gene encoding DNA (cytosine-5-)-methyltransferase — protein MSNKVIKFIDLFSGMGGIRLGFEQAAKELGFRTQCILTSEIKDSALKVLKRNFSHNNLVGNITKVNANHMEDFDFLLAGFPCQSFSSAGKGLGFLDTRGTLFFEIEKILKSKKPYGFLLENVENLVVHDKVNKNDKIGRTFSVILQKLKSLGYFVNWKVLDSQDFGVAQSRKRIYILGTLNKYVDMDNFEIKSKKLKDILTKGLKCVDSHFTRCLLSNFKASELNGKAIKDKRGGKNNIHSWTIGLKGNLSDEQVILIEKLFRQRRKKHWAKELNIDWMDGMPLNIEQISTFHDSNKLKHMLDDMVNKNYLVHEHPKKKIYVQINNSNVAQWIYDESKPKGYNIVSGKLSYEFTKILDSNSVAPTLVATDVIKLGVVDNDGIRHLTIDECLKLFGYPEWYKLDMFEDNISGLKKSFDLLGNTVVVPVIYELSKRLLKCLE, from the coding sequence ATGTCAAATAAAGTTATTAAATTTATTGATCTTTTTTCAGGTATGGGTGGAATTAGATTAGGTTTTGAACAAGCAGCAAAAGAATTAGGTTTCAGAACTCAATGTATATTAACCTCTGAAATTAAGGATAGTGCTTTAAAAGTTTTGAAGAGAAATTTTAGCCATAATAATTTAGTAGGCAATATTACAAAAGTAAATGCCAACCATATGGAAGACTTTGACTTTTTGTTAGCTGGTTTTCCTTGTCAATCATTCAGTTCAGCTGGCAAAGGCCTTGGATTTTTAGATACAAGAGGAACATTATTTTTTGAAATTGAAAAAATTCTAAAAAGCAAAAAACCTTATGGATTTTTGTTGGAAAATGTTGAAAATTTAGTAGTTCATGACAAAGTAAATAAGAATGACAAAATAGGCAGAACATTTAGTGTAATTTTGCAAAAACTTAAAAGTTTAGGTTATTTTGTTAATTGAAAAGTTTTGGATTCTCAGGATTTTGGGGTTGCTCAAAGCAGAAAAAGAATTTATATTTTAGGCACCTTAAACAAGTATGTTGATATGGATAATTTTGAAATTAAAAGCAAAAAACTTAAGGATATTCTAACCAAGGGTTTAAAGTGTGTGGATAGTCATTTTACTCGCTGTCTTTTATCAAATTTTAAAGCTAGTGAATTGAATGGCAAAGCAATAAAAGACAAGCGTGGTGGTAAAAATAATATTCACAGTTGGACGATTGGTCTAAAAGGTAATTTAAGCGATGAACAAGTTATTTTAATAGAAAAGTTATTTAGACAAAGGAGAAAAAAACACTGAGCCAAAGAATTAAATATTGACTGAATGGATGGAATGCCATTAAATATAGAACAAATTTCAACTTTTCATGATTCAAATAAACTTAAACATATGTTAGATGATATGGTCAATAAAAATTATTTAGTTCATGAACATCCTAAAAAGAAGATTTATGTTCAAATTAACAATTCTAATGTTGCACAATGAATATATGATGAAAGTAAGCCAAAAGGATATAACATAGTTAGTGGAAAACTGAGTTATGAATTTACAAAGATATTGGATTCTAATTCAGTAGCACCAACTCTAGTTGCAACAGATGTTATTAAACTTGGTGTAGTTGATAATGATGGAATTAGACATCTAACAATAGATGAGTGTTTAAAATTATTTGGTTACCCAGAATGATATAAATTGGATATGTTTGAGGATAATATAAGTGGGCTAAAAAAATCTTTTGATTTACTAGGAAACACGGTTGTGGTTCCTGTTATTTATGAACTATCTAAAAGATTATTAAAGTGTTTGGAATAA